The window CAAGCCGTCGCGAAACAGAGCGTGGTCGTCGACAATCATCACTGTGGCCGGTCCTGCGCTCATGCGGCGACTTCCTGGGCGTGCGACAGGACCCCGACGGTATTGACGATGGCCTTGCGATGATCAGCCGAGGAGTCGAGGGCCTCGCTCATCTGGACTAGTGCCGCTAGAGGCTGAGTGGACAGATCCATTAATCGCCATGATGCGTCAACAACCACAATTGGCCAAGAGCCTTTTGGCCCTCAAATACTGCCGGGGTATCTGACCTGTGACAATGCAGCCAGCGCCGGGCGGCGGCCGCAGCGACCTGGTCGCTTGGCGCCTGGTCCAACCAGCCACCCCATTGCAGCCGAAAGTGGCTACTGCGGCCGGCGGGCAGGTTGCTACCGTCCAAGGTATGCCCGGCTGCGGCCAGGTCACGACGGGCGGCCGAGGCTGGTTACCGCCGCCTAGCCTCGGCCGCCTCTCCCGCACTTCATACCGGGCAGACTCTCACCACCTCGAACCAACCCAGGCCAGGCCTTGTCACTAAGCTGGTCGCTGTAAGCGACATTTCGCCATACGCCACAACGGCCGCCAAGACACCAACAAGGGAGCCAGCAAATTGATTTTCAAGACCAGATCACATTGGCGCAAACTTGGCCTTCCCCTTGTGTTCACCATCATCCTGATCGTGGCAGCTGTGTTGTTGGCCCGCCTGGCCGGTCGATCTGACTCCATGCCGTCATGGCTGCCGGCCGTCATTTGGGGCGTGGCCGGCCTGGCCTGGCTGCTTCTGGCTATTCCGCCATTCATCAGGTGGTTCGTTTCAACCGACACCCTCTACAGCGACCGGCTTGAATCGATTGAGGGCGTCATCAAACAGCACCGCCGGGTCATCAGCCTTGAGCGGATCGCCGCGGTTAATGTCGATAGAACCTTGGCGGATCGATTCTTCCGCTCGGGCACCATTGTGGTTCAGACCGCTGGTCATGATTCTGATGTCGATCTGGTCTGCTGCCCTCAGGCCGGCCGGCGCGTTGACCAGATCCGCCAGCAGATGGAGCTTGCCCTTGAGCACCGTGGCAAAGCCGGTGGTGGCGCCGCCAGCCTCTAGGGCTGTCATGCGTTTGAGCTGCCGGCGCAGGCTCCGCCGGTCTTAGGCGCTTTCAGGCGCCAACCAGCTGTTTGGCAAAGACTTCAATGGCGTTGTCGTCGATAGTGCTGGCCCGTGTGGCTTCTCCTGCGATTCGGCTGATGACGAGCTTCTCTATGGCGGTCAACTGGTCCAGATTGAATTCGCCGCCCAAGAATGCCTCGGCTACGGCGCTGGCATGAAGCGATTCCGGAAAGGCGTCAGCCAACTCCGAAGCGCGTTTGTCGTTCTCCTTCATCATGCCGCAGACAAATAGACCCAGCCGAGCCTTCTGCAGGGCCACCTCTTGCCGCTTGACCAGCGCTTTCATCATCTTCAACGGCTTACCGGCGTAAATCGCGGTACCCAAGGCGATGGCCTGGTACTGGTCCAGCCGAGGCTTCTTGACCTCGCCCAGGTTGATCAGGTCAACCTCATGTTCTGCCAAAAGGGAGGCCATCCGTTTAGCGGCCTTGCAGGTGGTGCCGTTTTTGGAGGCGAACACGATGGCAATCTTCACCCCACCGAGGGTATAGGCGCCATCAGGCAGAATCACAGGGCTTGCGGTCCTGTTCACTAACGGTGAACCACCGCCCAGGGTTCGACCGGGGCCAGGCAAGTTGCTGGCACAGCCTCAGGCGTCCAGAAACCCAAGCCAGCAGGTGCCTACCGGAGGTGACCGCGGCCTGGATGGGCCCTTTGCCAGTTGCCTAGGGCCAGCGCAGGTCGACATCCGGTGCCCGCCCTTTCGACTCCAGGAACTGGTTGAAACTGGTGGCCCAATCCTTGTGCCAAGCCTGCTGCTTGGAGTGTAAGTCTCCTAGGTCCATCTGGTTGACCTCTGAGAACTTGACCGCAATGGCGTCGAGGACGGCGATAGTGGCGCGGACATCGGCAGCCGCGTCATGCAGGTGCTCGGTTTGCCGGATCCGGTAGTGCCCCATCAGATCACCAAGTTTGCGCTTGCCCCGGCGGTAGCGGTCGACCCCGCGGTCAATCACCAGCGGGTCCAACACTGGGCGCACCTCACCGCCAAGCCGCTGGCTGAGCGACTCAAGGCCGTTGCGGGCCAGTTCGGCTTCAAGAATCCGCAGGTCGAATGAGGCGTTGAAGGCCACCACTGCCAGGCCGCTGGCCAGGGCATTGGCCAGTTGGGCTGCAATCGCCTCCAGCGCCTGGGCTGGTTCTTGACCGTTGGCACGAGCAAACTCAGTGGTGATGCCATGCACGGCGGTGGCTACAGCTGGGATTTCAACGCCCGGGTTGATTAGCCAGGCCCGCTCAGTGGTGGTGCCATCAGCGGCCCGCCGCACCAGCGCCGCCGTGACAATGCGATCCTTCTGGGTCGATGTGCCGGTGGTCTCGGTGTCAAAGCCAACAAGTGGACAATCTCGCAGTGGCATTTGGCCCGCCCTTCGCCGCAACTTCGCTGTGTTGGTTAACTCTCTCACTTGCCACCGACATCTCACCTTTGGACGCGAGGCCATGGCCAAGCCAACCCTTGGCGCCAGGCGGGCCGCCCGGCATCGGGCAGCAACCCATCCGCCCAGGCGACCACCGCCACTAACAGTGGGTCTGCAACCTTTGACGGGCATTTATCTTTGAGGCGCGG of the Micrococcales bacterium genome contains:
- a CDS encoding PH domain-containing protein; the protein is MFTIILIVAAVLLARLAGRSDSMPSWLPAVIWGVAGLAWLLLAIPPFIRWFVSTDTLYSDRLESIEGVIKQHRRVISLERIAAVNVDRTLADRFFRSGTIVVQTAGHDSDVDLVCCPQAGRRVDQIRQQMELALEHRGKAGGGAASL
- a CDS encoding flavodoxin domain-containing protein → MKIAIVFASKNGTTCKAAKRMASLLAEHEVDLINLGEVKKPRLDQYQAIALGTAIYAGKPLKMMKALVKRQEVALQKARLGLFVCGMMKENDKRASELADAFPESLHASAVAEAFLGGEFNLDQLTAIEKLVISRIAGEATRASTIDDNAIEVFAKQLVGA
- a CDS encoding exonuclease domain-containing protein, which gives rise to MPLRDCPLVGFDTETTGTSTQKDRIVTAALVRRAADGTTTERAWLINPGVEIPAVATAVHGITTEFARANGQEPAQALEAIAAQLANALASGLAVVAFNASFDLRILEAELARNGLESLSQRLGGEVRPVLDPLVIDRGVDRYRRGKRKLGDLMGHYRIRQTEHLHDAAADVRATIAVLDAIAVKFSEVNQMDLGDLHSKQQAWHKDWATSFNQFLESKGRAPDVDLRWP